CTTATTTGCTTTTGAGGAATTAAATCTACCATAAGTTTTAAAATATTTTCTTTGTAAAAATTTAAATTTTTATTTTAATATAAAATAGAAACAAAAACAATACTTACTAGATTAAAAAATCAACAAAGAGTTTAATTTAAAAAAAGATCCACCTTTTGAATTACAAGATTTTAATGTTACCCATAAAAACATTGCAACCCTCATTAAACTTAAAAAACTTAAATTAACAATTTTATAGATCCAGCTTATAAAAATTTTAAAGAAATCTTTCATTTAAAACTGAATTAAGTCAAGAAATAAGATTAAATTGCAGCTATTTCAGCTTTTTTAAACTTTTCAAGAAACTATTTGCACAGGATTTACATTTAAGATTTTTTCAATCCTGGCTTTTATTTTTTCTTTTTTTGAAAGCTCTAAAAGATATGACATTTTAGGAATTCTAAAATACGGATCGTGGCAATCGCTTCCAAAAAAACTTATCATATTTTTATTTAAAAGTTTCATGGAAAATTTTTTAATTGCCCTACCAAAACTCCCTTTTATACTCATTGCTGTTACCTGAAGATAAACATCTGGCATTAAAAGGTTTTTTAAGAGTTTAAAATTTTTCATAAACACAAGATTTCTTTCAGGATGGGCAATTATTATTTTATACCCTGACTGCAATAATTCTAAAAACTTTTGCTCTATAAAATCAGGTAAATAATCATAGGGAAATTCAACTAAAATAAACTCAGAGCCTGCTAAAGTTACAGGCTCTGGGTCATTCATTAAAAGTTCAAAGGGAATTTCAGCTCCGGAATATATTTTCAAGTCTATTTCCTTTGAGTCCAAAACAGACTGAAACAATTCAACTTTTTCCTTAATTTCTTCCAGAGTTAAATCTTTTCTCATATGAGGAGTGGCAATCATCTTGTCAATTCCATCTTCATAAGCAATCAAAGCCATTTCAACCGAAGATCGCATACTTTTTGAACCGTCATCAATACCTGGAAGAATATGGGAATGAATATCTATCATTAAATCCTTAAAGTTTTTATTTTGAGCTTAAAAACACATCAATTATTCTCTCAGACGCCTTTCCATCCCAAAATTTTGGAAGATGACCTGATTTAACAATCCCTTTTTTAAAGTTATTATAAGCTTTGATTATATCCTCTTTTTTATTTCCAATCAGAGTATTTGTTCCTTCATCTATGGTTACAGGCCTTTCAGTATTATCTCTTAAAGTAAAACAGGGAACTCCAAGTCCTGTGGTTTCTTCCTGAAGTCCTCCGCTGTCAGTAAAAACAGCAGAACTATCCTTCCATAAATAAAGGGAATCTTTAAAACCAAGGGGACTTACCTGAAAAATATTTTCTGATACATTGATTTTAAATTCTTCAAGTTTATTTTTTGTTCTGGGATGAACAGGAAAAACAAAAGGAACCTCTTTAGCAATTTGATTCAGAGCTTCAAAAATTTCTTCAAGGGTTTCCTCTGAATCAACATTGGAAGGTCTATGGAGGGTCATAAAAAAATATTTTTTGTTTTGGATTTTAAATTCTTCAAAAAAACTGTTTTCAGGTTTTTGTAATTTTGCTTTTTGATACAAAAGATTATCAATCATTACATGACCTGAAAAATAAATATCTTTTTGTGATTTACCTTCTTTTAAAAGATTTTCTCCTGCTGCTTTTTCAGTTATAAAAAAATAATCTGAAATTGAATCTGTAACCATTCTGTTAATTTCTTCAGGCATGGAAATATCAAAGCTTCTTAAGCCTGCCTCAACATGGGCAACCTTGATAAGAAGTTTTTTTGCAACAATTGCAGCTGCCATGGTTGAATTGACATCACCTACAACCAAAACAAGATCAGGGTTTTCTTTAATACAAACTTCTTCAAAGGAAACCATTATATCAGCTGTTTGCTTTCCATGACTTCCAGAACCTGCATTTAAAAAATAATCAGGCTCTGGAATTTCTAAATCTTTGAAAAAAGCATCTGACATTTCATAATCATAATGCTGTCCTGTATGAACAAGAATATATTCAAGGCTGTTGTGTTTTTTTATTTCCCGGATAATTGGAGCAATTTTCATAAAATTTGGTCTTGCTCCGGCAATTATACATATTTTCATTAAAGCCTCCAGAAATTCAGCCCGGCTTCCTCAGCTTCCTTTGGATTTAAAACCGACTTCACATCAAGAAAACAGCCTGAATCGGAAAGTTTATTTTTATATTTCCCAACTGATATCTTTTTAAACTCTTTATGTGATACAGCAAGAATTATACAATCAAGAGTACCAAGCTCTTCCCAGGAAGAAAGTTTTATACCATATTCTTCTTCTGCCTCTTTTTTAGCTGCAAGGGGATCATGAACAAGAACTGAGACTCCATAAGATCTTAACTCTTCAATTATATCTACAACCCTTGTGTTTCTTAAATCAGGGCAGTCTTCTTTAAAAGTAAGTCCTAAAATCCCGATTTTTGACTCTTTGATATTATTTCCCGCCTTGATCATTTCCTTTATTGCTTTTTTTGCAACAAACTTACCCATATTATCGTTTATTCTTCTTCCTGCAAGAATAACTTCAGGATTATATCCTATTGTCTTAGCTTTATAAGTAAGATAATAGGGGTCTACTCCTATACAATGCCCTCCAACAAGGCCCGGCCTGAAAGGAAGGAAATTCCATTTTGTTCCGGCTGCCTCAAGAACATTTAAAGTATCAATTCCCATCCTGTCAAAAATAAGGGAAAGCTCATTTACTAAAGCAATATTTAAATCTCTTTGAGTGTTTTCAATTACTTTTGCAGCTTCAGCCTCTTTAATGGTTTTTGTAAGATGAGTACCAGCTTTAATAATTGACTTATACAAATCATTTAAAATAATTGCTGTTTCTTCTGTATCTCCTGAAACAACCTTTTTTATATCAGTAAGCCTTCTCTCATAGTCTCCGGGATTTATTCTTTCTGGCGAATAACCCACGTTAAAATCAGTTTTCCATTTCATTTTTGATTCTTTTTCAAGAATTGGAACACAAACTTCTTCAGTAGCTCCTGGAAAAACAGTTGACTCATAAACAACAATTGCACCTTTTTTCATATTTCTTCCAACTGTTTCCGAAGATTTTACAAGGGGAGTCAAATCCGGACTTTTAGATTCATTAATAGGAGTTGGAACAGCAACAATTATAATATCAGCATCGCTTAAATCTTTGGGATCAAAAGTATACTTAAGTTTTACTGCAGCTTTTAATTCTTCTTTTGTCACTTCAAGAGTTGAGTCTTTTCCTGACCTGCACTCTAAAACTCTTTTTTCATTAATATCAAAACCTGTTGTTTCATAAACTTTACCAAGCTCAACGGCAAGGGGAAGACCAACATAACCAAGGCCTATTACTGCAATTTTTTTATTCATGTTTAAATCCTGATTATAAATTGATTTGTTAGACAATTTTAAAATTAAGCTAAATAATTGCTTAAAAGACTTGATTAGTCAATTTTAAAAATTAAACACAAATACTCTAAAAGCATTTTATATATTATAATGATAGGCTTGGTGTTCAGTATAAAAATAGAAATAAAGCTTCTTTCAAAAGAGGTTGCAAAGGAATAGTCTTTAAAATAAACTCCCATAAACTTGTATTTGCAGCAATACAACGGTTATACTTTCTATGAATTTTACCTAAAGTCAGATTACAAAGGGATTAATTTATGAACAAACAAGAAATTGGTTCAATGACTGCTAAAGGAGGTTTCTTAAATGAAAAATATATTTGTGAGAAATTTTTAAACTGGAAAAAAGATATTAATGCTCAGCAATGGCTTAAAGTAATGGGTTATAATTATGAAAAAATAGATAGTTTAAATGCAATTCATATACCTGTAAGAATTAGTCTTAGAACAGCTTTGTCACTTGGAATAACAAAAGAAAAATATGAAGAAACAATTAGATTTAAGAAAGCTGACATTCAGATTCGATTGGAAATAAAAATAAAAGAAACATTGTTTCTGGAAAATATTTCACTAAAAAAAGCGAATAAAGGTGCTGGCTTTAATCAGGTTGATAAGCGTCCGGTTGAGACTTATCAAGGAATGTGGAAATTTAATGAAAAGATTTCAAGATGGTTAAAATTATTTACAGGCGAAATTAACCCAAAAAAATATATGGAAAAAATAAATTGTTTGAAGCTTCGTGATGAAAGAAGACTTTTTTTTTCTGAGATACCTGAGAATATCAAAGAAGAGCTGCTAAAATTTTTCAAAGACAATAAGACTATAATAATTTGTGATATATTAAAGGGAAGAGGCGGTTTAAGTGCAGATTGGTTTTTGGTGACTGAAAAGGATGGAGAAAAAATAAGCTGGATAATGAAAGATATAAATTATGTCCTTAACCACTATTCACAAGGCGAAATTGAACTTTCACCAAGAGGAAGCTTAAAAATAGGTCGTGTATTAATGCAGCGAAAAGGTGGAACTCCCGACCCTGAAAGTCTTCAGTTTAAAATCAATCCTTTATCTCTTTTTGAAGGTTAAGTATGGAAAATTTTGAAAAGTCATATGAAACAAAATTATCCCAACTTAGTTTTATAGATTTATTTTCAGGCATTGGCGGTTTCAGGCTTGCTTTTGAATCTTTTGGTGCTAAATGTGTTTTTTCCAGCGAATGGGATAAGGATTGCCAAGATATATATTATGAAAATTTTGGTGAAAAGCCTTACGGCGATATCACTAAGATATCCGAATCTCAAATACCGAATCATGATATTTTATGTGCAGGCTTTCCATGTCAGGCTTTTAGTATTTCAGGGAAACAGCTTGGGTTTCAAGATACAAGAGGAACCCTTTTTTTTGAAATTGCAAGAATTATAAAACATCATTTACCTAAACTTGTATTTTTAGAAAATGTAAAAAACTTTGAAAATCATGATAAGGGAAGAACTCTTAAAGTTGTTATAAATATATTAAATGAAGCAGGATATGATGTTTACTATAAAGTGCTGAATGCTTCTTTATTCGGTATTCCCCAGAAAAGAGAAAGGATTTATATTTTAGCATTCAGAAAAGATTTAAAGGTCGATGGTTTTAAATTTGTGAGAAGTACAGATAAATATTCCAAGCTTAAAGATTTTTGCCTACCTGATGAACTGACAAAAAAATATATAATAACTCGCAATGATGTAAAATTAAAAGAAGATGTGAAAATAGAAAAAGATATTTTTGGTAACTATCCTCAAAAACCTATCCGCATAGGAATTGTTAATAAAGGAGGACAGGGGGAAAGAATATATCACGAATGCGGTCATGCTGTAACCTTGTCTGCATATGGCGGAGGTATAGGTGCAAAGACTGGATTATATATGATAAATAAAAAAATTAGAAGATTAGCCCCTCTTGAATGTGCAAAAATTTCAGGCTTTCCCGAATCATTTATCCTTCATGATTCTGACAGTGTTAATTACCGTGTTTTTGGAAATACAGTTGTAATTAATGTTTTGCAATATATTATTAAAAAAATTATTGATGATGATGTTTTCAGCTTGTTTTGAATTCAAATCTAAATGTAGTGACTTTGTCTTTTATTAAAATCAATTAAAAATACAAAATTAATAAGGCTCCCTGTAATTACAAGGAGCCCTATTTCTTTATGGAGAAGATTAGAGGATTTACTTAAAAATCCTGATCTTTCATTCTGTAGGCATCTTTAAGACTGTAAACTTCATCCCAGATTTTGTTGAATCTTTCGGGATTTGGAGCAGGAGATCTTAAAATTGCCTTTGCAAGCTCTCTTTGATCATCTGTATTGCTTGGTTTCATCATAAGCTCTGTTGCATATTTTGAAAAATCTCTTACCATGAAATCAAAAATTTGATCAAGCATTTCATCACTTACTCCCATATGATCTTTATTTTCAATAATAAGCTGACCATAAGGAATAAGACAAAATATATCTCCAAGATTAAGAAGATAATCAATATCTTTTGCCTGATTTTTATCCGGGGTTGCTTTTATAAGAAAATTTCTAAAAGCTTTTATCTGCTCTTTAAAAACAGCAAGGTTTGGAGTATCAGCTGAATCGTAAGCTATGTTATAATCATGAAACTGAATAGAACCAAGACCTTTTGTAGGACCCTGGCTAAACATAAAATCATCATTAGTTGTGTCGTGTCTTTTGCCTATTTCAGGAAATTCAGCAGGCTTGAACAGATAGTTATTCATAAATTTAACTATAAGAGCCATGTTTACATGAACAGTACCTTCAAGTTTTGGAAGCATTGGTGTTTCATGGGCCGCTATTTCAAAAAAAGGTTCTGCTTCAAAGCCTTTAGCTGCAATAACATCCCAAAGAGCCTGAACAACGCCTTCGCCTTCTCTTGTAACCTTCATTTTAACCATAGGGTTGAAAAGAAGATATCTTCTGTCTTCTGCACTTGCAGACCTCATATAATCTATTGCTCTTTCAGAAAAGACTTTCATAGCAATAAGACGGGAGTATGAGTCTACAAAAATTCTTTTTACATGGGGAAAATCTGTTACATATTTACCATAAAGATTTCTTCCTGCTGCATGGGAAATAGCTTCGTAAAAAGCATGGGTCGCCAGACCTAATGAACCCCAGCCAAGGTTGAATTTGCATAAATTTATGGTATTTAGCATATCATCCCAGGCTTGTGAGCCTTTTTGCATTATATCTGCTTCTGTAATTGGATAATCATGAAGTGCATATTCAGCAACATAGTTTTGCTCATTAACTGTATTTTTAACGCATTCGTATTTTTCATGCTTACTGTTTACACCAAAAAAAACATATTCTCCGCTGTCTGCAATTTTAGCAAAGGTTGAAACTATGGCAGCTTCATTTCCGTTTCCTATATAATATTTATCACCATTTGCCTTATAAGTTCCGTCTTCCTGGGGATAAAGCATCATATCTGAAGAATAAATGTCTGCTCCATGTTCTTTTTCTGAAAGACCAAAAGCAAAGACTTCTCCGTCCTGAAGAAGCTGGGCTGTTTTATTTTTCATTTCCTCGTTTGAACCCATCCAGATTGGGCCCAATCCAAGCATGGAAACCTGATATGTATACCAATAGGTAATTCCATAAAATGCTGAAATTTCAGCAAACATTGAGTTTCTGAAAGTATCCCATCTTGAATCTTCAGCTCCATATCCTGAAGGAGTCATAAGGGTGGCCATGACCTGATTTTCTTTCATAAACTTTACAAAATCGTGGTTCCAGACCTTTTCATGCCAGTCTTTTTTAATTGCCTTAAGACCTTTGTCTTCAAAAAAGTCAATCACCTTCTGCATCATATCTCGTGTTTTTTCATCACTGTATTTTATGTTGTGCTCTTTGGGATTGAAAAGAATCATTTTTATCTCCCTGTTTAATTAGTTTAAAATTTATCTTACATACAACTATCTTGTATACAAGATAGTTTAATATAAAATCAATAGTATAAATTTATTTTTTGGGATTAATCATTAAATATATTTTTTAAACAAAGTCTGAATGCTTTTCCAAAAGTCTTTTTAAAATATCTCTTAAAAAAATTTCTTCTTCATCTGTAAGCGAAGATAAAAAATCTTTATGTGCTTTTTCAAATAATCTATCAAGAAGACCACCTTTTGTTCTGCCGTCTTCTGTTAAAAAAATAAGAGATGAACGTCTGTCTGTGGGACTTGGTCTTCTTTCAACCAAATCAATAGCGGCAAGTCTGTCAATTATTCCCGAAACTGTTGCACTGTCAAGCATGACAAGGGAACTCATTTCACGTGAAGTTATCCCATCCCCCCTATTAAGAAGAATAAGAAACATTGCCTGAACTGTAGTTACATTATATTCCGAAATATATTCAGCCCAAAATTTATATCCTGACTGAGAATTCTTGGCCAATAAAAAAACTATGCAATCCTGTAGATCCATTTAATACTCCGGAATATATATTTATTACCTTGATTCAGGTAAGAAATATGTGCAGAAGGTTTCTTCTTCTGCACAAAATTTTAATTATCCTTCAAGTCCTGCCTGTACAAATGAAAGAATATCTCTTACATCTTTTTCAAAAAAACAGCTCATGCCTTCCTGCCAATTTTCTTCTTTCAGTCTTTTTTGAGCTTTTTCAACAAATTCTTTTCTCAGTACTTCTTTCATTTGTATAAATGCCCGGTTTGGCTGATCAATCCATAATGCTACAATTTCCTTTGCTCTTTTTACAAGATCATCAGCTTCAACAACCTCATCTACAAGACCAAGCTCCAGGGATTTTTCAGGATCATACATTTCACCAAAATACATTATATCCCTAAATTTTTTATCTGTATCAAGACCAAACCTCATAACTTGTGACTGGGCCAAAGTAAGGGGCAGTCCAATTTTTATTTCACTCATTCCAAGTTTGATTTTTGGATGACCTGTTACAATTCTATAATCTGAAGCCATGGCAAAAATCATACCTGCGGCTGCAGAGTGACCGTTCATTGCACATACAACAGGTTTTTTACACATGAAAAAATTTAAAAGCATTTCTTCTTCCTGATTGAAAAAATCAACTGCTTCATCTACATCTTTAAAGTTAAGAAACATGGGAAGATTAAATCCGCTTGAAAAAAATCTTCCTTCTCCTGTAAGAACAAGACCTTTTAATTTTTCTTCTGTATTTACTTTTTCAACACAGGCATCCAGCTGCTTTAATGTCTCAAAATCAATTGAGTTTGTTTTACCATTTGATAAAACCGCAATAAGAATGTCGTCTTCAATTCTTTCCTTAATCATTTAAAATCCTCCAG
The window above is part of the Desulforegulaceae bacterium genome. Proteins encoded here:
- a CDS encoding CpsB/CapC family capsule biosynthesis tyrosine phosphatase; the protein is MIDIHSHILPGIDDGSKSMRSSVEMALIAYEDGIDKMIATPHMRKDLTLEEIKEKVELFQSVLDSKEIDLKIYSGAEIPFELLMNDPEPVTLAGSEFILVEFPYDYLPDFIEQKFLELLQSGYKIIIAHPERNLVFMKNFKLLKNLLMPDVYLQVTAMSIKGSFGRAIKKFSMKLLNKNMISFFGSDCHDPYFRIPKMSYLLELSKKEKIKARIEKILNVNPVQIVS
- the wecB gene encoding UDP-N-acetylglucosamine 2-epimerase (non-hydrolyzing); this translates as MKICIIAGARPNFMKIAPIIREIKKHNSLEYILVHTGQHYDYEMSDAFFKDLEIPEPDYFLNAGSGSHGKQTADIMVSFEEVCIKENPDLVLVVGDVNSTMAAAIVAKKLLIKVAHVEAGLRSFDISMPEEINRMVTDSISDYFFITEKAAGENLLKEGKSQKDIYFSGHVMIDNLLYQKAKLQKPENSFFEEFKIQNKKYFFMTLHRPSNVDSEETLEEIFEALNQIAKEVPFVFPVHPRTKNKLEEFKINVSENIFQVSPLGFKDSLYLWKDSSAVFTDSGGLQEETTGLGVPCFTLRDNTERPVTIDEGTNTLIGNKKEDIIKAYNNFKKGIVKSGHLPKFWDGKASERIIDVFLSSK
- a CDS encoding nucleotide sugar dehydrogenase; amino-acid sequence: MNKKIAVIGLGYVGLPLAVELGKVYETTGFDINEKRVLECRSGKDSTLEVTKEELKAAVKLKYTFDPKDLSDADIIIVAVPTPINESKSPDLTPLVKSSETVGRNMKKGAIVVYESTVFPGATEEVCVPILEKESKMKWKTDFNVGYSPERINPGDYERRLTDIKKVVSGDTEETAIILNDLYKSIIKAGTHLTKTIKEAEAAKVIENTQRDLNIALVNELSLIFDRMGIDTLNVLEAAGTKWNFLPFRPGLVGGHCIGVDPYYLTYKAKTIGYNPEVILAGRRINDNMGKFVAKKAIKEMIKAGNNIKESKIGILGLTFKEDCPDLRNTRVVDIIEELRSYGVSVLVHDPLAAKKEAEEEYGIKLSSWEELGTLDCIILAVSHKEFKKISVGKYKNKLSDSGCFLDVKSVLNPKEAEEAGLNFWRL
- a CDS encoding DNA cytosine methyltransferase, producing the protein MENFEKSYETKLSQLSFIDLFSGIGGFRLAFESFGAKCVFSSEWDKDCQDIYYENFGEKPYGDITKISESQIPNHDILCAGFPCQAFSISGKQLGFQDTRGTLFFEIARIIKHHLPKLVFLENVKNFENHDKGRTLKVVINILNEAGYDVYYKVLNASLFGIPQKRERIYILAFRKDLKVDGFKFVRSTDKYSKLKDFCLPDELTKKYIITRNDVKLKEDVKIEKDIFGNYPQKPIRIGIVNKGGQGERIYHECGHAVTLSAYGGGIGAKTGLYMINKKIRRLAPLECAKISGFPESFILHDSDSVNYRVFGNTVVINVLQYIIKKIIDDDVFSLF
- a CDS encoding acyl-CoA dehydrogenase family protein; protein product: MILFNPKEHNIKYSDEKTRDMMQKVIDFFEDKGLKAIKKDWHEKVWNHDFVKFMKENQVMATLMTPSGYGAEDSRWDTFRNSMFAEISAFYGITYWYTYQVSMLGLGPIWMGSNEEMKNKTAQLLQDGEVFAFGLSEKEHGADIYSSDMMLYPQEDGTYKANGDKYYIGNGNEAAIVSTFAKIADSGEYVFFGVNSKHEKYECVKNTVNEQNYVAEYALHDYPITEADIMQKGSQAWDDMLNTINLCKFNLGWGSLGLATHAFYEAISHAAGRNLYGKYVTDFPHVKRIFVDSYSRLIAMKVFSERAIDYMRSASAEDRRYLLFNPMVKMKVTREGEGVVQALWDVIAAKGFEAEPFFEIAAHETPMLPKLEGTVHVNMALIVKFMNNYLFKPAEFPEIGKRHDTTNDDFMFSQGPTKGLGSIQFHDYNIAYDSADTPNLAVFKEQIKAFRNFLIKATPDKNQAKDIDYLLNLGDIFCLIPYGQLIIENKDHMGVSDEMLDQIFDFMVRDFSKYATELMMKPSNTDDQRELAKAILRSPAPNPERFNKIWDEVYSLKDAYRMKDQDF
- a CDS encoding MarR family transcriptional regulator — its product is MDLQDCIVFLLAKNSQSGYKFWAEYISEYNVTTVQAMFLILLNRGDGITSREMSSLVMLDSATVSGIIDRLAAIDLVERRPSPTDRRSSLIFLTEDGRTKGGLLDRLFEKAHKDFLSSLTDEEEIFLRDILKRLLEKHSDFV
- a CDS encoding enoyl-CoA hydratase/isomerase family protein, producing MIKERIEDDILIAVLSNGKTNSIDFETLKQLDACVEKVNTEEKLKGLVLTGEGRFFSSGFNLPMFLNFKDVDEAVDFFNQEEEMLLNFFMCKKPVVCAMNGHSAAAGMIFAMASDYRIVTGHPKIKLGMSEIKIGLPLTLAQSQVMRFGLDTDKKFRDIMYFGEMYDPEKSLELGLVDEVVEADDLVKRAKEIVALWIDQPNRAFIQMKEVLRKEFVEKAQKRLKEENWQEGMSCFFEKDVRDILSFVQAGLEG